Part of the Gemmatimonadales bacterium genome, GACGTCGATCAGCCGTTTGAAAATCTCCATTGGTCACCCTTTCTCATGTGCGGGGTGACGCCCCTCCCGCGTCGGCAGACACCGACGTCCCGTGATGGTGAACCAGCCGGAAAAACAACGATGCAGGCGGAGGGAAGGACTTTCCCTCCACCTGCATCAGCGGATTACCGTAGGCGCGATTTACGCCGGCATCTTGGCGAGCAGTGATTCGGCGGCCTTCTGGTGCTGCACAAACACCGGCGAGACACTCACCACGAGCTGCTTGAGCTCGGCGTTCTGGATGGCCGGGAGCAGGGTGGTCGTGACGGCCGCGATCACCGCCTTGTGGTAGGCGATCTCGTTCTCGAGGAAGGCGCGATCAAACGCCTTGCCGGAGAGCGAATTGAGGCGCTTCATCGCGGCGACATGGTCCGGCGCGAGGGGATTCTGCTTCGGCGGGGTTGGCGTGACGCCGAGCTTCTTGGCGAGATCGCGCCCCTTCTGGCGTGCGTCGGTGTGAGCCATCACCAGCATCGCGGCGAAGTCACGGATCTCCTTGGTCGTCGCCTTGCGTTCGGCGAGGTGCGAGGCCTCGATGTCGTAGGTGTTGGCGGCGTCGTAGATGGCGACGATGGTCGGGTCATTGAGACCCTGGAGGCGAACGGCGGTGGCGTCGGTCGGGGCCGTCGCGATTCGTGGCGCAGCACTTGGCGCGATCACGGTGACGAGGGCGGTCAGGATGGCGACAAACATGGATCCTCCGGAAAGGGTTGGCGGTGGCGGCGGCGATGGACCGCGGCCAAGCGGGGACGAACATCGCCTGTTTTTCTAATAAGTCAAGTAGTTATTGTAGATATTGTGTTCCATCGGTCCCCCGGTTTGATTTCCTCCTGCGATGCCCTCTTCACGCCGCCCAGATCCTGCCCCGTCCCGGTCGACCCGTGACCGGATTCTTCACCGGCTCCGCCTTCAGGCGATGACGGTTGATGAATTGGCGGAGCACGTCGGGTTGACCCCCAACGCGGTTCGATCGCAATTGGCGGCACTCGTCGGCGACGGATTGGTGCGGGACGCCGGGGTGCGTCACGATGGCCAACCGGGCCAACCGGCGCGTCTCTTCGCGGCGACGGCTGAGGCCGAGGCAGGGCTCTCTACCGCATACGCCCCCGCACTGGCGGCGATCAGCCGGACGGTTGCGAGGCGGATGCCGGCCGCGCGGCAGGTGGAATTCTTCAGAACGGCGGGGGAGGAGCTCGCGACCCGAGTCGCCGTTCCACTGTCGCGGGATCCCGGTGAGGCTGCCCAGCACCTGCTGGAACAGCTGGGCGCTGCCGTCTCCCGGCGCCAAAACGGGGGAGTCGCTGTCGTGGAGGGGACGGCATGTCCGCTCGCCGACGCGGTGCGCGAATGCGCTGCCACGTGCGAGCTCGTGCGGGTGCTCCTCGCCGATCGCGTCGGCGTGCCTGTCGCGATGCACTGCGATCACGGCGAATCGCCGCGCTGCCGCTTCGAGGTTGGCTGAACCAGCGTCACGCCGGGCGCTGGACCCGCGCTTCACGGCACCCACAGATCCACGTACCTTTGCATTGCACGCCGCCGATCGTGCCGGCGCGCGGATCGATCCTCCTTCCTCACCAACGCAATCCGGACGTGTGATGGCACTTCAACTTCGACGCGACGTCTACGATGTCTGCATCGTCGGATCGGGCGCGGGCGGCGGCATGGCGGCGTACGAGCTGACTCGCGCCGGTGCCAACGTCGTCCTCCTCGAAGCCGGCGGCCCCTGGGACAATACCACCGATTCAGACATGCTGGTGGCGCCATGGGAAACGCCGCGACGCGGGCGCGGTACGGCCGAGCGTCCATTCGGAGAACACGACGCATGCATCGGTGGCTGGAACGTTCCGGGAGAACCATTCACGACCGCGCCCGGCACGCAGTTCGCCTGGTGGCGCGCGCGCATGGTCGGTGGCCGGACCAATCACTGGGGCCGGATCTCGCTCCGTTTCGGCCCCGACGACTTCAGACACAAGACGCTCGACGGTCTCGGCTTCGACTGGCCGATCACGTATGACGACATTGCGCCCTACTACGACGAGATCGATCGGCTGATCGGGATCTTCGGAAGCCGCGAAGGACTCCACAATCACCCCGACGGAGACTTTCTTCCGGCGCCGACGCCACGCTGCTGGGAAGCGCTGGTGAAGAAGGCAGCCGACGCGCAGCACGTGACGTGCATCCCATCGCGGCTGTCGATCCTGACGCGGCCGCTCAATGGCCGGCCGGCGTGCCACTATTGCTCGCAGTGCAACCGCGGCTGCCGCGTCAACGCCAACTTCACCTCGACCAACGTCCTGCTGCAGCCGGCGATGCGCACCGGCAAGCTCAAGCTGATCGCCAACGCGATGGCGCGCGAAGTGAGCATCGGGGCGAATGGACTTGCGGACGGGGTGATCTACGTCGACAAGAACAGCCGCACCGAATCGAGGGTCGACGCCCGGATCGTGGTCCTCGCGGCGAGCGCCTGCGAAACAGCGCGGCTGCTCCTCAATTCGAATTCCTCGTCGCACTTCCCGCACGGCCTCGCCAACGCGAGCGGCGTGGTCGGCAAGTACATCACCGATACGGTGGGAAGCGACGTCGGCGGCTACGTCCCGGCGCTCGACAACCAGCCGCGCCACAATTGCGACGGCGTTGGTGGCGGTCACCTCTACATGCCGTGGTGGCTCGACAACAAGAAACTCGATTTCCCGCGCGGCTATCACATCGAGATCTGGGGCGGGATGGGGATGCCGAGCTACGGATTCATGGGGAACATCGAGGACTATCCCGGGGACGGCGGCTATGGTGCTTCGCTCAAGGCCGGCTATCGAAAATACTGGGGATCGACGATCGGCTTCTCCGGTCGCGGCGAGATGATCCCCAACGAGGACTCCTACTGCGAAATCGACCCGCGCATGGTCGATCAGTGGGGGATCCCGGTGCTCCGTTTTCACTGGAAGTGGAGCGATCACGAACTCAACCAGAGCCGGCACATGCAGGAAACCTTCCGCGCGCTCCTGCACGAAATGGGTGCGGAAGTCTGGTCGAAGATGCCGACGCGCGAAGAACAGTACGGAATCTCGACCGGCGGCTCGATCATTCACGAAGTGGGCGGGGCGCGGATGGGTGACTCCGCGAGCACCAGCGCGCTGAATCCGCACTGTCAGGCGTGGGATTGCAAGAATCTGTTCGTGACCGACGGCGCACCGTTCGTGACCCAGGCCGACAAGAATCCCACCTGGACGATCCTCGCCCTGTCGCTACGCACCTCACGCTACATCGCCGAGCAGCGGAAGGGAGGCGCGCTGTGACCGATCTATCCCGGCGCGAGGTGGTGGCTGCAATGGCCGCGGCTGCCGGCGCGTTCATGATTCCGAAACCGGCCGAAGCGGCCCGGGTGGCGCAGATCGTCGCGCGGGAACGTCGCCGCGGCTATGCGCCGAAGGTGTACACCCCGCACGAATGGGCGACGGTATCACTGCTGGTCGACCTCATCATCCCCAAGGACACAGTGAGCGGTGCCGCGACTGAGGCCGCTGTTCCGGAATTCATGGATACGATGCTCGATCTCGAGCCCGGAATGCGAACCGCGCATCGCGGCGGACTCGCGTGGCTCGACGACGAAAGCCATCGCCGTCACCAGCACGACTTCGTCGATCTCGCCGATGCGGAACGCCGCGAGATACTCGACGCGATCGCGTATCCGACGCGCGCCCGCCCCGAAATGGCGCGCGCGGTGGCATGGTTCAGTTCGTTCCGCGCCTTCACCGCAACCGGCTTCTTTACCTCCGAGATCGGTGTCACCGATCTCGGCTACCAGGGCAACACCGTCGTCCCGGAATGGACCGGTTGTCCGGCAGAGAACTATTCCCGGCTCGGCGTCTCGAAGCCGTCGTAGGGCGTCTGTCTCCAGATCGGATGATCATGAAGCGACTCGGTGTGGGTTTCATCGGTTCGGGATTCAATACGCGTTTCCATATCCAGGGGTGGACCGGCGTTCGCGACGCTGATGTACTCGGCGTCTGGAGCCCCAACGGGCGCAACGCAGCAAGTGCCGCTCGCCTCGCCCGCGAAACCGGGGTGGGCGACGCGAAGGCGTTTCGCAGCATCACCGACATGGTCGCCGATCCTTCGATCGACGCGATCTGGCTCTGCGGCCCGAATCAGGCGCGGATCGAAAACGTCGAGGAAGTCTGCGACGCGGTGATCCGCGGCAAGGGAGAGCTACGCGGGATCGCCTGCGAGAAGCCGCTGGCGCGCACCGTCGCCGAGGCAAAGAAAATCCGCGCGCTGGTGGAGCGAGCAGGGATCGCGCACGGATATCTCGAGAATCAGCTTTTCTCGCCGGGGATCGTCCGTGGACGCCAGCTGATCTGGGCGCGCGGCGCCCGCACCACCGGGCGACCATACCTTGCCCGCGCCGCCGAAGAGCATTCCGGTCCCCACAACGCCTGGTTCTGGCAAGGGGAGAAACAGGGCGGCGGCGTTCTCAACGACATGATGTGCCACTCGATCGAAGTGGTGCGCTTTCTTCTCACCGAGCCGGGGAAGCCGCGCGCGTCACTGACGCCGGTGAGCGTCGACGGGCGGATCGCGTCGCTGAAGTGGAGCCGCCCAGCCTACGCGCGCGAACTGAAAGCGCGGTTCGGCAAGGAGGTCGATTATCGGCGCCACCCGTCGGAGGATTTCGCATCGGTCACGGTGACCTACCGGACCAGCGACGGAGAGACTGCGGTCGGCGAGGCGACCACGTCGTGGAGCTTTGTCGGTCCAGGTCTCCGGCTCTCCGGCGAATTGCTCGGCCCCGAATACTCGATGACATGGAACACGCTGAACTCGGAGCTCGCCTGTTTCTTCTCGCGACAGGTGCACGGTGCAGCCGGCGAGGACCTGGTCGAAAAGCAGAACGCCGAAACCGGATTGATGCCGGTCGTTCCGGATGAAGCCGCGACGTACGGCTACGTCGCGGAGGATCGGCATTTCGTTCGGGCATTTCTCGGGCTTGAGGAACCGATGTTGACCTGGGATGACGGCGTGGAGGTGATGAAGATTCTCATGGCCGCGTACCAGAGTGCAGAACAGGGGAAGACGCTCGCGTTTCCGCCGCGCGGGCTCGACAGCTTCGTCCCGGCGGTGGCGAAAGGCACATGGCAGCCATAACCCGCCGCGGCGCGGCCGCGATCCCGAACGAACTGACCTCCACCACCTTCGAGATTCCCGGTTGCCGGGTCGTCGAATCACTCGGCATTGTGCGCGGAATCGTGGTGCGGTCGCGCTCGATCTTCGGCAACATCGGCGCGAAGATCGAGACGATTTTCGGCGGCAACATCTCCTTCTACACCACGCTCTGTGAACGCACCCGTGAGAACGCGTTCGAGCTGATGGTGGCTCATGCGCAGAACGTCGGTGCCAACGCCGTGATCGGCGTTCGGTACGATGCAACCGAAATCATGTCGGGTGTGACCGAGGTGCTCTGCTACGGTACTGCCGTCGTGGCCGAAGCGACGGACCCGGGATAAGCGATCGAGGCCGCCGATGCGCACGAAGGATGGCGTTCCGTGTTTCATCTATCCGGTATTCCGTGCCGACGACGTCCTGTCGTCGTTCTTCGGCGCGGTGAGCTTGACGGCGGCGTTTTATGTCGCCAACAAGGTCGGTGCAAGCCTGCGCGAGAATGTGGTTGACTTCGTCGCAACGTTCATCGCCGGTGTTGTTGTCCTTGCCGGGCTGCGAGGGTGGGGTCTTCTCCGGGATGCGGGCGACCGGCGCTTCATCGAGCGCCAACAGCGGGAGATCCGGGAGGAAGCGGCGGCACGCGCCGCCGCAGACCAACTTCAGCGCCCGACCTGATCAGGGCGAAGTGTCGTGTGCGGCAACGCTCGCGCGGATTGCGTTGACCTTCGCCGCGTCGGTCGTTCGAAAATGGAGTTCGCGCACGCCGGTCGCCGCGACCAACTGCGCCGAGTTCTCCGGTGTGACCTTCCCACCCGCCATGATCACGATTCGCTCGCGGGCCCGCTCGACCAACACAGCAATCCGATCGCGCCCCTCCCACGCAGTTGCGGCACCGCCGGATGTCAGCACTCGATCAACGCCCAGGTCGATGAGCGCCTCCAGCGCCTCGATCTGATCGGTGATTTCGTCGAACGCCTTGTGAAAGGTCAGCCGCACTCCGGGGCCCGCGACCGCGCGAAGCGACTGCACCAGCGAGCGATCGACGAGGCCGCCATCGGTCAGTCCACCGATCACCGCACCGCGCGCACCCGCATCCGTGAACGCGCGCAAGGCCTCCGCCATCCGATCGGTCTCGGCGGGCCGAAAGACAAAGCTCCCGCCGCGGGGACGAACCATCGGATAGGCGACGACGTCCAGTGCGAGGAGTTGCCGGAGCGCGCTCGAATCAGGCGCGAGTCCACCGACATCGAGCGCGCTGCACAACTCGATCCGGTCGGCGCCCCCGTAGTGCGCCTGCAGGCCTGCGTCGATCGAATCGACGCAGGCTTCGAGGATCACGCTACGCCGCCTGCATCCGCCCGGGGCGGAATGTCAGGGCGAAGAGAACGAAAATGACTGCCGCGCCGGTGGCCGGAACCATCCAGATCGCGGGCCAGTTGTGCACCGTCGGTGACGACGCGTAGCTGCCGACCACATGCCCGGACACGAACGCGCCGATGAAGTATCCGACGCCGTTGGTGAGAAAGTTGAGGAAGCCCTGCGCGGCACCGCGGATCCTGGGACCGGCGCGCTCGTCGGTATAGATCTGACCGGCGACGAAGAAGAAGTCGTAGCAGACGCCGTGCAGCGCAATCCCGATCCAGATCAGCCACATCATGTCGGTGGCGTTGCCGTGCGCGAACGCGAAGTATCTGAGCGCCCACGCCGCCATCCCGCCGAGCATGATCCCCTTGATGCCGAACCGCTTGAGCAGGATCGGCAGCGCAAGGAGGAAGCAGAGCTCCGACCACTGGCCAAAGGTCTGGATGAAGGCGGCGTCCTTCACGCCGATCTCGTTGAGGAACGGATTGGCGAAGGAGTAGTAGAACTGCAACGGAATGCAGAGGAGGAACGACCCGAGGCAGAAGATCAGAAAGGAGCGATCCTGCAGCAGCGACAATGCGTCGAGCCCCAGAGCGTCGCGGACCGAGAACGGCGTCCCGGCGGCCTTCGGTGGCGTGTGCGGCAGCATCAACGCGTAGACCCCCATTACCGCCGACGCGCCGGCCGCGATCCGCATCGGGAGCGCGAGCGCGTCGGCGTGGAGCACCTTCCCGATCAGCGTCCCCGCCACGATCCACCCGATCGTCCCGAGAACGCGGATCATCGGGAAGGTCCGCCCGGGATCATCAACGTGATGGAAGGCCACCGAATTGGTGAGCGAGAGCGTCGGCATGAAACAGAGGGCGTACAGGATCAACAGCACGTAGAACGAACCGAACGAGGTCTGCATCGAGACCAGGTACATCACCACCGCGCCGAGGAGATGGAGCACCGCCAGGAGTTTTTCCGACGAGAAGAAACGATCGGCGACCATTCCGATGAAGAACGGCGACACCAGCGCCGCGATCGCTGTGGCGCCGTACGCCAGACCCACCTGTGTTCCGCTGAATTGCCGCGTTGCCGAGAGATAGGTCCCCATGGTGACGAACCAGCTTCCCCAGATGAAATACTCGAGGAACATCATCGCCTGCAGCCGCGGCCGGGTACTCATGAGAAGTCCTTGATGCGGATATTGCGGAACCAGACGGTCCCACCGTGCGACTGCAGGCCGATGTGCCCGCGTCGCGACTTGCCGAACGTCTGCCAGTCCTTGAACTTGCTCGCCGCAATCTTCGCCAGCATCTCTTTCGAATCGAAATTGACATCCACCGTGCGCACGCCGTTGAGCCAGTACTGCACCTTCGAGCCGTGCACGATGATCTTGACGGTGTTCCACTCGCCGAACGGCTTGGCGAGGGCGATCGGTGCCGGATAGAGCGCATAGAGCGAACCGGCAGCAGTGAGCGGCGACTTGCCGTCGGGATGGCCGGCGTTGTCGAGGACCTGCATTTCGGGCGAATTCTCGTAGATCTCGCCGGTTCCCTCATTGGCCCAGATGAAGATCCCGCTGTTGGCGCCTTGCGCAACCTTCCACTCGAGGTCGAGTTCGAACGAGCTGTATTGCTGGTCGCTCACCAGATCCTTGTCGATGCCGTCGGTCCGAATCCACCCGCTGTCGACGCGCCAGCCGCGGGTCACGCCGATTGGTTGCTGGTAGGTGTGCCACCCGAAGAGCGTCCGTCCATCGAACAGCGACGTCCAGCCGCCCGCCCGCAGCGAATCCCGTGGCGTCAGCGCGGTATCGCGCGATCGCCGGCCATTCCCGCCGCAGGCCGTGAGGATCAGGACGAGGGCCGGGAGGGCTCTCGAAAGCATCGCGCGTCGCAACATGGAAATACCTCGGCGAGAATGGACAGGTCGGCTGACAGGCGAAGGTTACGGGGAACCCGAAGATGACGGAAGGTCCGCCGTGGCGTTGATCAGGATGCGGACGGCGTCGGCCGACGTGGGCCGCAACGGCCCGAAGCTTCGTTGCCGCGCCAGTCGGGTGACCAGTGAGTCCGACGATGCCCGCCAGGTGGAGGTGGGCGCCGCGCGCCGCGCCAGGATGTCGAGCGCCGTGGTGCCGAGTTGCCCCAGATCGAAAAGCGCGGCGGCGACCGGTGCGGCGTCGGTCGCCGCCGGGAATTGGGCGTGGGCCGCAGCGAGCCGGCCTTGCAGCGACATCATCTCGCTGAAATCCGCGCGCAGTTGTGCCACGGCGACCGTATCGCCTTTCGCCGCGCGTCGCGCCCGTCCCATCATGTCCCAGCTACGATGTGGATCGGCGACCGCGGCGTCGATCAGTCTGGTGTGCGGCACCATCTGGTTCGGCCCGCTGCCGCCGAAATCGGGAGGCCGCACGAAATCGAGGAGTGCTTCGAAGAGCGCAGTCGAGTCGCCGCCGAATCGCCGGACCATCCTGCGGCCATGATCGATCTCGTCGATGCCGATCCCGTCAAGTTCGCGCGACAGCGGGTCGAGGCGGCGATACATGTCGGAGACGTCGTTCACGCTCGCCGGCGACCAGAATCGCTCGGCGATCACGGCAAGCCTCGGCCAGATTCTCGAGTCGATCGTCTCCGGCGTGACATACTCGCTCCACATGCACGCTTCGCCGCCCAGGACGCGGGCCTGCTCATCGGGGGTCAGCGTGGTCCCGGCAGGGATCGGGTCCGGGAGGTAGAAGTCCGATGCCGGCTTCTGATGGTCGATGTAATAGGGCGCTGAGAGGATGCCGCGAAACCCCGCCTTGGCGGACTTGGCCAGTGCGTCGGAACTGCGCCACGACTGGATCACTGCCGCGGTGGGGAGATCAGGCTGGAAGATCTCGTCCCAGCCGACGGGGATCCTGTGGTGTTTCTGCACGATCGCGAAGAGCCGCTTGTTGAACGCCGTCTGGAGCGCGACCTCGTCCTGAATGCTGTGGGCTTTCATCCACGATTGAATCGCCGGGCTCTGATGCCACTGCACCGGCTCGACCTCATCGCCACCGATGTGCCAGTACTGATCCGGGAACAGCGCCGAGATCTCGCCGATGAACGCGTCGAGAAACTTGTAGGTCGACTCGCGGGTCGGGTCCATCGTCGGCGGAAAGGTCCCCCACGTCCGCGCGATGGCGAACGGACCGGGGCCGCTGGCGAGATCGGGATACCCGACGAACCACGCCGACGAATGGCCCGGCATGTCGAACTCAGGCATCACCCGGATCCCGCGATCGGCGGCGTACGCCACGACGTCCCGAATCTGGTCCTGCGTGTAGAACTGCGAGTCGGAACCGAACTGCTGCAGGCGCGGAAAGACGCGGCTCTCGACGCGGAACCCCTGATCGTCCGAGAGATGCCAATGGAAGACATTGAGCTTGACGATTGCCATCCCGTCGAGCGTCCGCTTGATCACGTCAACCGGCTCGAAATGGCGTGAGACATCCAGGAGCAGGCCGCGCCAGCGGAATCTCGGCACATCCCGGATGTCGACGCCCTGGATGAAGGTCCCCCGCCCGTCGGTGGCCTGCAGCTGAAGGAAGGTCTCCATGCCGCGCAACGCACCGACGACGGTGTTGGCCTGCAGAACCGCCTGCGTGTCGCCGACGGTGAGGCGGTACGACTCGTCTTCATTCAGGTCGGGTATCGCATCCCCTTGTCCCGCGACATCCACCACCAGCGTCGCCGTCCTCTCCGTACCGAACGTTGGCGGGATCGGGGCACCGAGCCGAGCAGACAGGCGCGCCGTCATGCGCGCGAGCCCGCGTTCGAGCCTGCCGTCTCGATGGTGGACGATGCCGATGCGGAACGAACTGTCGACCGACAGCCGAGCTGTGGTCACCGTGAGCGCTGCCGGGACCGGCATCAGGGAAAGCGTGGCGGGGCTTTGCGGAGCCTGCGCCGCAGCGACGGACGCGGTGGCCATGCCGGCCACGAGCAGAAATATTGTGCGCATGAGCGAACCGGGAGACGAGACAGCGGAAAGATGGCGGCGCGCGCAGCAAAGGTGAACGCCCGGGCCGAGCCCCGTCATGAAGCACGGGACGCCGCCACTAGATTTCGGCGTGCACATTGCCGCCCTGTCCATCTATCCGATCAAGGGATGTCGCGGGATTCCGCTCGCCGAATTCGAGGTCGATCGGCTCGGACCCGCGGGCGATCGTCGGTTGATGCTCGTGAACGAGCGCAACGAGTTCCTCAGCCAGCGAGAGATTCCGGCGCTCGCGACGCTCGTTCCCGCGATCGACGGCGGCCGCCTTCGAGTGACGGCGTGCGACAATTCCTCGATTGCGATTGACGTCGACCTCGATGCGCCGATCCGTTCGGTCACCGTCTGGGCGAAGGAAGGACTCCTCGCCGCGGATCAGGGCGACCGCGCGGCGGCGTGGTTTGCGCAGGCACTTGGATTCCCCTGTCGCCTCGTCGCCTTCGGCCCGGCGACGGTCAATCGGATCGATCCGGACTTCACCACGGGCCCCGATGCGGAGACTTCGTTCACCGACGGCTATCCGATCATGGCGACGGTGCAGGAATCGCTCGACGACCTGAATCGCCGTCTCGTTTCACCGGTGCCGATGGAGCGATTCCGGCCGTGCGTCGTGGTGGCGGGAACTCCGGCGTGGAGCGAAGACGCCTGGGAGACGATCTCGCTGGGCACCGTTGCCTGCGACGTGGTGAAGCCATGCGCACGCTGCGTGGTCACGACGACCGACCAGAGGACCGGCGCGCAACATCCCACGCAGGAACCGCTGCGCACCCTTGCCACCTTCCGGACGATTCGCGGCCTGGGGGCGATCTTCGGGCAGAACATCATTCCGCGGCACACCGGCATCATGCGCGTCGGTGACCCGGTGCGACTGCTGTGACCGAGCGTCTCTACTACCACGACGCCCGGCTGCTCGAGTTCACCGCTCGCGTGATCGAACACGCCGGCGATGCGCTGCATGTCGTGCTCGACCGGACCGCGTTCTACCCGACGTCCGGTGGCCAGCCCCACGATATCGGCATGCTCGGCGCCGCGCGGGTCGTCGATGTCACCGACGACGGCGACCGGGTGATTCACGTGACCGACGTCGAGGTCCCCCTCGGCGAGATCGCAGGCCGGATCGACGCGGAGCGGCGCATTGATCACATGCAGCAGCACACCGCGCAGCATCTCCTCTCTGCGATCGCTGCCGACCGCTTCGGCTGGGAGACGATGTCGGTCCATTTCGGCGCCGATCATTCGACGATCGAGTTCGGTTCTGCGAATCCCGGCGTCGATCAGCTGCGGACGCTCGAGCGTGCGGCCAACGAAGCAGTGGCCCGGGCGCTGCCGGTGACAGTCACCCTGGAGGACGCGGCCGCAGCGGCGGCGGCCGGATTGCGCAAGCCGTCGGATCGCACCGGAGCGGTTCGCGTGATCTCGATCGAGCAACTCGATCGCAGCGCCTGCGGTGGGACGCACGTCGGATCGACCAGCGAGATCGGCGCGATCCTCCTCCTCGACGTCGAGCGGATCCGAGGTCACGCCCGGGTGGGGTTCGTCGCGGGAGAACGAGTGCTTGCCCATGCGCGCCGCGCCTCGTTGCACCTCGCGCGGCTTGCCGCCGACCTCGGATCATCGGTTGCGGAGGCCCCGGAGATCCTGCCAGCGAAGTTGGCCGAACTCCGTGCGCTGCGCGATCGGGTCGCGACCCTCGAACGCGAGCTCGCATCGGCGCGTCTTGCGGCACTTCACGCCGCGGCCGACATCGATTCCTCCGGCATTCGCACCATTCTGGTCGAAGGTACGGATGAGCCCGCGTCGATGATCCGCGCGATGGCGCAGGGCGTCGCTGCCCTCGACCAGACACGCTTCGTCGCCACACTCGCGACACCGCCAACGATCTTTTTCGCAACCAGCGCCGACACCGGCCTCGACGCCGGCGCCCTCCTCAAGCGCGCGCTCGGTCCCGTGGGCGGGCGCGGCGGCGGTTCGCCCCGCCTGGCGCAAGGAACGGCACCATCGGCCGACACTCTCGATCAGGTACGACGCGACCTCGTGGGAGAGACTGGATGATCGCTGCATTGCTCATGGCACTGGCGCTGC contains:
- a CDS encoding MOSC N-terminal beta barrel domain-containing protein, which translates into the protein MKHGTPPLDFGVHIAALSIYPIKGCRGIPLAEFEVDRLGPAGDRRLMLVNERNEFLSQREIPALATLVPAIDGGRLRVTACDNSSIAIDVDLDAPIRSVTVWAKEGLLAADQGDRAAAWFAQALGFPCRLVAFGPATVNRIDPDFTTGPDAETSFTDGYPIMATVQESLDDLNRRLVSPVPMERFRPCVVVAGTPAWSEDAWETISLGTVACDVVKPCARCVVTTTDQRTGAQHPTQEPLRTLATFRTIRGLGAIFGQNIIPRHTGIMRVGDPVRLL
- a CDS encoding alanyl-tRNA editing protein produces the protein MTERLYYHDARLLEFTARVIEHAGDALHVVLDRTAFYPTSGGQPHDIGMLGAARVVDVTDDGDRVIHVTDVEVPLGEIAGRIDAERRIDHMQQHTAQHLLSAIAADRFGWETMSVHFGADHSTIEFGSANPGVDQLRTLERAANEAVARALPVTVTLEDAAAAAAAGLRKPSDRTGAVRVISIEQLDRSACGGTHVGSTSEIGAILLLDVERIRGHARVGFVAGERVLAHARRASLHLARLAADLGSSVAEAPEILPAKLAELRALRDRVATLERELASARLAALHAAADIDSSGIRTILVEGTDEPASMIRAMAQGVAALDQTRFVATLATPPTIFFATSADTGLDAGALLKRALGPVGGRGGGSPRLAQGTAPSADTLDQVRRDLVGETG
- a CDS encoding family 20 glycosylhydrolase, with amino-acid sequence MATASVAAAQAPQSPATLSLMPVPAALTVTTARLSVDSSFRIGIVHHRDGRLERGLARMTARLSARLGAPIPPTFGTERTATLVVDVAGQGDAIPDLNEDESYRLTVGDTQAVLQANTVVGALRGMETFLQLQATDGRGTFIQGVDIRDVPRFRWRGLLLDVSRHFEPVDVIKRTLDGMAIVKLNVFHWHLSDDQGFRVESRVFPRLQQFGSDSQFYTQDQIRDVVAYAADRGIRVMPEFDMPGHSSAWFVGYPDLASGPGPFAIARTWGTFPPTMDPTRESTYKFLDAFIGEISALFPDQYWHIGGDEVEPVQWHQSPAIQSWMKAHSIQDEVALQTAFNKRLFAIVQKHHRIPVGWDEIFQPDLPTAAVIQSWRSSDALAKSAKAGFRGILSAPYYIDHQKPASDFYLPDPIPAGTTLTPDEQARVLGGEACMWSEYVTPETIDSRIWPRLAVIAERFWSPASVNDVSDMYRRLDPLSRELDGIGIDEIDHGRRMVRRFGGDSTALFEALLDFVRPPDFGGSGPNQMVPHTRLIDAAVADPHRSWDMMGRARRAAKGDTVAVAQLRADFSEMMSLQGRLAAAHAQFPAATDAAPVAAALFDLGQLGTTALDILARRAAPTSTWRASSDSLVTRLARQRSFGPLRPTSADAVRILINATADLPSSSGSP